Part of the Palaemon carinicauda isolate YSFRI2023 chromosome 8, ASM3689809v2, whole genome shotgun sequence genome is shown below.
ccttaatgactgatcatcgtccccTGATACTGATTCTCAATCACTGCACtttggatgctattgagaatccacgccttcaacgcctcaagatgaaagtggcctcctacatcttcactgcagtatAGCGCGCAGGGAAACAGctttgcataccagacgccctgtctcgctccccaaccagtcgtcccacacctgaagatgaagaagaatgcattacttcgactgcacatgtcaggcatatcgttgccagcaccgccacttctactgacgaccaggcaacaggacccatcatcgaagaggataagtctctacaagaaatccgcacGGCCGaatctcaggatcaagattacagtcgtctcaTTCACTATGTATCCAACGGCTTTCCCACCAACCACTAcgatctccacgcttccgccctcccgtattggaagctgcgggacaacctttacatggatggagagttggtattgtatggaCCCCAGATCATCATCCCTGCAGCCTTCCGTCGACGCAACATGGATCGACTCCACAacagccaccgagggattgaagctaatttacgtcgtgcaatgcagacagtattttggccaggcatcaatgcagatatcaAGAGTAtagtagaaagctgtgaggcctgccaacagcttctccccAGTCAGCCACAGGAACCTTACATAAGTGATGACCACCCATCCCAGGCCTTTGAAAGTGTGTCTGCTGACTTCTTCCACATAGCAggaaaatccttccttgttattgctgatagactttcaggctggcctgtgaTTGTTCCCTGTGAACGTGACACAACTGCAGCCAGAATTACATGAATGTTCTGTGTTTTTTTCCGCCAGGCTGGTAttccactccgcttacgaactgatggaggacccccattttccagccacgacttcaagcaattttGCGACCGCTGGTGAGTTCATCACATCATTATttctccacattaccctcagtctaatggacacgcagaagctgccgtgaaagctgttaaacaccttatcctcaagactgccccatccgggaacatagattgtgaagcttTTGATAGAGGACTGctggagcttcggaatacaccaAACCTTGCTGGACGTTCCCTTgtgcagattctctatggccatcctctccgcacttgtgttccagcccaccccagatcattcaaagaggagtggcaaactaAGACCGAAGATTACGACTGCCGCACTGCTGCCCAGACCAACCAGGCCATGAGCCTTTACAATTCTCATGCCCGCCctctacccaagctcaccatcggaCAATCAGTTAGGATACAAGACGCAACGATGCCTCGATGGGACAAGGTTGGTATTGTGATGGGCCGCGGAATGTCAAGAAAATATGAAGTATGacttccaagtggtcgtgtatggtttcgaaaccgaagacatttacgcccagtggttaatataagtgatgacatctctccccaagaccctgtgtccccttgctctggccaggaaagagagccatcatctgaaccctccaatgtccctcgtcattcaccttgactagctcagagaaattaaTGTTCTGCTCGAGATACTGCTACGAGCGTAAAAGGGGAGCGAGGTGTATAGATATctgttatgctgtatattatttacattacgtacagtttatgaacattaatgtacatttgctttattattattttgtagaagaattatatttatttccatttatcttttcccattacatgtactgtaagaccactttttcattatgcatcgtggcaacaatgtaattatatgtgtcaacactgctttttttccgccatgtgcatatagtagtcagttgttgttcagtggtcactgttgTGACAAacatggacctgcttcccgctgctgtcACCTTTATGTCCGTATATCTTTATTATACAAGATTctaaagaacctactagtttaactTGTCACCCCCTATTCCATTaatcacatggatgtatgtggcagtatcacacacacctTTGACCCTTTTTTATCTCTCTGCCTATTCACTGTCTTTTTCATTTTACAATCATTAAATATCACAGGATGTTTTTTCTTGACAGTTGCCCCTGATAAGTGACCTCTTCCTCCTCAAATTTACCTCTTTTTAACAGCAGCATGATTTCCTTGTGACAGTTGGCGTGAACTGCCTTTACGACCCCTACATGACCTTGGACACCATGAGGCtcatgaagaaagctctggatgaagctGGTCTCAAGCCCTACCTCATGACGCAACCCAACGGATTCTTCACTACAGGAACGGGCAAGGAAGGGTATTTGTCCTGCCCAGAATATCCCTTTGGTAATAGAGTGCTATTTGCTTTAGGACCTGAATCTTTGTGCCATGTTATTCTGTGGCTATATAAGAATTATAatgtttatattcataattatgaaaTCAACAATACTTGCATTACCTTATAGAGTAAGTGCTTTCATAAAGTAATGCTAAAAGGTTGGAAAAATATTAAAGGCATAATAAGAGCAATATAAAAATGTAAGAATAAAATTATCAGTTTAATATATCTATTAAAAGATACAATTGATGAAGAAAGTTGATAAAGGAAAATTAAAGCTCCAAGCATTCAGCCTGGGCTTACTACACGGGAAGTTTCTTGCACAACGATTTGTAAAATTCTTATATTTCAGTTGAACATGAAAGCAGTTTCGTGCAATTATCTAATAATGAATTGAAATATAATTTAGTGCAAATAACAACGAtgtgtaaaaataattttatttatcaccTAGTGAGTTTACTTGAACAATTTAATGTAATATTTCCTACGCAGGCATTCGATGAACTTTGTCATCTCACAGATAACTCATAGCTATCTCTCAAAGAAAGACCATCAGTTATGACATACTAAGTATGCCATAAAGGTTAGAAAGCCACCTAAATAGTAAAAAAATTTCATCCTTAAAGCCATGGAACCTCGAGTTGTCACACGTTTTGATGTCCACAAGTACGCCCGAGACGCCTACGACATGGGTGTCAGGTACATAGGAGGGTGCTGTGGATTCGAGGCTTACCACATACGGGCCATTGCAGAGGAGCTTGTCAAAGAGCGAGGGCGTTTGCCTCCCGCCAGTGCCAAACATAAACCCTGGGGTGGATTCAACAAACTGAGTTCTTACTCATTTATCAGGGAAAGGTAATTAAGTCGCCAGAAGTCTAATCCTAATTAGACTGAGTTTCACGCAATTTCATGACTTATTCGATCGTATCATATTCAAGGGTTTTGGtaacctattagaaacgtccctgcctgacaatctgtCTGATGGGGCGAGACCCACTCAAGTTTAATAGTTTCTAgttgtggctgcaacctcaccagtcaTTTCCTGGCCGTCCCTTGCCCTACCTTGATGAAGAAAGGGTCTTGGGCACTCATCATATGTATGAATAGTGAGTCTCTAGGATAATGTCTGTTCCATGCCTTtggcattcacgagtgacctttaaacctttaaactgctgttGAAATCAGTCCCATGGTCTGTTGTAAGTTTCAAGTATTGGCTCCTAGAATGTGGCAGCTAGCCCACAGGTATGCTGTGTTATTCTCAGACATAAAATCATAGTATTTGCCCTTATATTAGTGTGACTGACTCTCTTGGATTGTTAAACAAAATCGTTACCAAAAATGTTATCTTGCAAGTAATGAATGGCTACGTCTAAgcattgtgtaataataataataataataataataataataataataataataataataataataatgataatttta
Proteins encoded:
- the LOC137645761 gene encoding S-methylmethionine--homocysteine S-methyltransferase BHMT2-like — translated: MKVEELEWVIEEVKKAGLPVAATMCIGVKGDHAGISAGECAVRMSRAGADVVGVNCLYDPYMTLDTMRLMKKALDEAGLKPYLMTQPNGFFTTGTGKEGYLSCPEYPFAMEPRVVTRFDVHKYARDAYDMGVRYIGGCCGFEAYHIRAIAEELVKERGRLPPASAKHKPWGGFNKLSSYSFIRERTGRDYWETLVPSSGRTKPPTHGLNPKP